A genome region from Poecile atricapillus isolate bPoeAtr1 chromosome 34, bPoeAtr1.hap1, whole genome shotgun sequence includes the following:
- the LOC131590726 gene encoding olfactory receptor 14J1-like, which yields MSNSSSISHFLLLALADTRQLQLLHFCLFLGISLAALLGNILIISAIACSHHLHSPMFFFLLNLALSDLGSICTTVPKAMHNSLWDTRDISYAGCAAQLFFFMFFLGSEYFLLTVMCYDRYVSICKPLHYETLLGSRACAHMAAAAWASGFLNALLHTANTFSLPLCHGNALDQFFCEIPHILKLSCSHSNLRELGLLAVSVCLALGCFVFIVFSYVQIFRAVLRIPSEQGRHKAFSTCLPHLAVLSLFLSTASFAHLKPPSISSPSLDLSVSVLYSVVAPALNPLIYSLRNQELKAAVWTLMTGGFPKH from the coding sequence atgtccaacagcagctccatcagccacttcctgctgctggcattggcagacacgcggcagctgcagctcctgcacttctgcctcttcctgggcatctccctggctgccctcctgggcaacATCCTCATCATCAGTGCCatagcctgcagccaccacctgcacagccccatgttcttcttcctgctcaacctggccctcagtgacctgggctccatctgcaccactgtgcccaaagccatgcacaattccctctgggacaccagagacatctcctatgcaggatgtgctgcacagctctttttctttatgttcttCCTTGGATCAGAATATTTCCTGCTGACCGTCATGTGTTACGACCGCTAcgtgtccatctgcaaacccctgcactacgagaccctcctgggcagcagagcttgtgcccacatggcagcagctgcctgggccagtggctttCTCAATGccctgctgcacacagccaatACATTTTCTCTGCCCCTGTGCCATGGCAATGCCCTGGAccagttcttctgtgaaatcccacacaTCCTCAAGCTATCCTGTTCACACTCAAACCTCAGGGAACTGGGGCTTCTTGCAGTTAGTGTCTGTTTAGCACTtggctgttttgtgttcattgttttctcctatgtgcagatcttcagggccgtgctgaggatcccctctgagcagggacggcacaaagccttttccacctgcctccctcacctggcCGTGCTCTCCCTCTTCCTCAGCACTGCCTCATTTGCACACCTGAAGcctccctccatctcctccccatccttGGATCTGTCAGTGTCAGTTCTGTACTCAGTGGTGGCTccagccctgaaccccctcatctacagcctgaggaaccaggagctcaaggctgcagtgtggacaCTGATGACTGGAGGGTTTCCTAAACATTAA